Part of the Candoia aspera isolate rCanAsp1 chromosome 1, rCanAsp1.hap2, whole genome shotgun sequence genome, aatatatacagtacaagaTAATTTAAGTAAGTACCAATAATTTGCACTTTTACGGTACTGTCATCTTTCCCTGTGAGTTAAGAAATTAATCAAAGAGGTATGCTCTAGATAAAATCCGTGTGTACCTCATGTAGCCAAGACATAAATCCAGGAACAATTACATGTTCTATGTACCACGTGTTTAAGtacaaaggaaaatataaatgaagcTAGTCCAAAGGAGGAGCAGTTAGTTATACAGCATGGCAACTGCAGCATTTCCATTTCTCTAGCAAGGGGTAATGCAATCCTCACTAGAAATAAGCCAGCCAGATTCTTTAACACCTTCATGTTTATTTAACCAAGAGTGCATCTctgattttccatatttttttaaaaggcagttcTTGACACACACAGCTCAACTAACTGTAATGttatttctttcattaaaatgttcttttttgtttaaaaagcacTTGGTGGGGATGCACATATCTTGTATGTTATAGAATTCTGTACAAGTAAATTTGTTCAAGTGCTTCTCTATCAGCATCTTCTAAGAATTCATCATATTGTACTGGCACTGCTTCTACCCACTGGTTGAGCTGGAGGTCCAcctgaaaagaaattaaaacaatttactaCAACACTTAAAATAGCACATAAATCTCAACTGCTGAAGGCAAGTAAGCAAAATAACatctaaattaaatatttttgtgaAATTAGACTAATGTAGGCAATATCTACATAGTGAACATGCTTACAATCTTACAATCATGCTGTTTCTGTATAAGCAAATCAGTTAAAAGGGGCAGAAAATACAAGTGAGATTTGCCACAAAATTTGACAACATATCCTAGCCATACAGAATTAAGAATTTTTTAATGCTGGTTGCAGCTTTCTGGGGTGAAGAAGTTTCAGGAGGAAGATATTACATAGTTTTAGAAATGTGGTTTCCACAATCCtgataaaataatttcctttatTTCCCTACCAAATAAAGCCTGAGATTTCTGGAGAGTGGAAAAAGATTGttcctttcattttattcccTCCTGAAATTTTCTAGCAAGTTGCAGACATGTGTAACAGCCTAAGTCTAATGGCTTAATGGCCATCACAAAGCCATCTCCCATGTTATGCTGGTGCTGACCTCAATCTCCTTATAACTTCATTCTAATGAAGTCACCTCCAAAAGATAGACCAGTGTGAAAATCGTTATCAGTGAAACAGAACATCATTCAGCAACTATAATAAATTCATGTTTTACCTAAAAACACACACCAAGGACAATCTATGTAACTATGTAAATAGTTCAAAAAACAGCTCTTTACCTGAAGCTCTGAGAGAGATTTTTCGAGGTTTGGGACAGTCACTAATAAGGACCCTGTCTTTCTTACATTTTGACTTATAATTTTCCATGATCtaggaataaaaaaaagtaaatttcttACAAAGCAGCTCCTTCAAAAATTGCTGTCatctgaaacaatggaagataCTACAAAACAATAGCTCTTGGCCTTTAGTTTTGGAAGACTCTGCCTTTGCTGCATGAAAAAGGAAAGACCCATACATGCTTCCCATAATCTGAGAAAACCAACTTGGCCTGCTAGAATATCATAGCCTATTGGGAATCATGGGGTCAGGTTGGATCTTGTACTGGATAACTATTTTCCTTACAAATCTACAGGTTTACTTTATAGTATGAAATTATTACAAATGGTTTGTTGTAATGGATAAAGGGGAATCTCTGGTTGGTGAAGATATGGGATTCTATCCAACAGTGTCATTCCACTGATGGGGCAGCATTTCGCAATGCAACAAATTCTTCATTCTTTCTCCATATACAGTACTAAAGATCTGGGGGATCTCTGGTGGCGGTGCATCATGTCTGGAGTGATAACAGAGCAAGTAGATGCAGTTCACATAATGTTAGAAGTAGCTCATTATTTCACAGAACATTTGGAATAACTTTTAAAGACTATCCAGAGCTAGATTTCATACTGCAATGTGGGTTACAATGGGAGAAGTCACATTCCTTGTAAGGTATAGTTTTATCTGATCCCTAACCTAGCATTTCATCTGCAAAGTCGGACTGCCCTTCATCGAGCACACTGATAAACTGTCCTATTTTAATCtgttgtatttttcttcttttctgtttagtATCTTTCAAAGAtttatttctgtatattaaagcaaataaaataaagccaactGAATCAGAAGGTAACCTTATGCAAATTATGGTACAACCAACCACAGCATGAAAATCATGTTTCACATTGTTGAGGTCCATCAAGTGTGAAAATGATTTCAAAAGGTATTTAAAAAGGCAAGCTGATCTTTGACAGACTTTTCATTTTGTCCAAACTGTAGGAACTGGATTTTGCATGAGTGTCTTTAAGTGCCCAGTTTTTGCCTTAGCAAGGGGGAAATGATAGGTTTCACGCGCTTTTTTTAATCAGCTGTCTTTAATTTGAATAGTTTTTGTATCCGAATAAAACATGAAAGAATATGTCTCAGTTTtcacaatttatatttttatatattcgcTTGGGTTTTAAAGAACAACAACATATGTATCGTTGGTTGGATTGTCAGACAGTGTTCCTAGTTTCTAGACATTTCTAGAACAGAGAGAACTTACCTAGCCTGTTCTGATCTGTCAAGGAAATATTCAAAGACATTATTCATAACAACAACGTCTGCATTTTGAAGAAGTGAAGCTTGAGTACAAATGTCTGCATTAATCACCTGaagggaaataattttttagaggTTCAGTATGAAAACTGCATGATAATATTTTACACTGTTTTCCTTGATCTGTACATTTTTTATCAATCTAGTTTTGTCCTTTCTTATAGCCTTGCATCAGTACACATTACTCATTTCTTGACCAATCCATTACAAAATAATTGTTCTGATGTTGCAGATTGCTATTTATCTCATTATTGTATtgcaaaaaaattgaaaattatatattaagCAAACTGTGAGATACACAGTGCCATAGGTATGAGATAGAACTGAAGGCAAGCAGAGAAATAGTCCGCTTGTTGGAGATTCTCTCATCTCTTTACACCTCTGAGTCTTTTGTCACTAAGGGAAACGGTAAGAGACAGATAAGAGGAAGAGTCTCTATATACATAGCCCCTATGTCTGTTTCTCAGTTGGCCTATGGTTAGTAAAACAAGTCTGTGGACTGAAGAGACGAGGGAACTTCCTGTATCCCTCACTCCTCAGGTAACGGGGGCCTTAAGTATTTATTAAATCTACATTTTTACTTCAAATTTAATGAATATCTCttagcattcattaatagctgAGCTAAGCCTGTACTCTGCATCCAAGACAATCATATTATGAACATTGTTTAGAATGAGACCTACTGCCGCTTCATTATTTGGTATTCTTAGCAATCTGCATATACCCAAAAGCACTTCAGGAGTACAAGGGTTCTTGCTGAACTCAGGTCTCCAGCACTGCCTCAACCTAGCATACTCACTCAATGGTTGATAGCCAGTGACTTACCTGGAGATCAAATAATCAATGAGGAAGATTATAAGACTAAAGTTACATGTATTGCAAAATTTCAAGATCCATACTTTTAAATTCATATGAGATGGTAGAAAATTGTAGATAAGAATTTAGGTGTGAATCAGAAATTTCTCATCTTGGCCATGAACGTTAAGGAAGCCGTTCACTCTTGGCTTCAATTTCTCCTCAGCTCCACAGCTGCAACACCGATGGAAGGGATGTACAGTAGTGTGGAAACTTGCATCCTTGAAGAATTATCAGAAGGATAATAAGCTAATACACAGGAAGTGCTTGGAACACCTGAAAGAGCTAGAAAAATGCTGGGTATTTTCTTTACTATTTGGGAAATGTCCTTAAAAAACTTTGGTAGACAAAAGATTTTGAATGGCTACAATATCTCTTCAATATTAAACCTATATAAAGTTTGTTatattcccctttcttccttttcacatTAGGAAATAATAGTATAGAAATGAAGCTCAGCTGACTTTCAGCTATATTCACTTGAAACTTGCTTGTGAATTAAATGTGACTGAGATAATACTGCATCTCCAGTAAAAAGGATATTATGCTAACCTGCAGCTCTTCCATACAGAAAGCAAGCAATTAAATGTGTTGTTTCACCTTTATTCTGTCATCAAGTCGGTATTTTGTAATGATAGCTTCCTGCAGCTGGCAAAAGTCTGCATTCATTTCAACTCCATAGATCTGGGATGCTGAACTATAATAGTACGCctaaaaagaaagtagaaaaactgAGATGTTTCTAAAGCTGACTAGAATACAGATTTGAACTGCATTAGACATCTGAATGTTGTTTAACTATAGGGATTTGCTTTCAAAATGATATGCAGACCCTATTACAGAGGACTATGCTAAGTACATGCTCACATGGCAGACCAGGAAATGCCTCTTTGGTGGGGATGAAGGCTGTACCCAGATTTTGAATGCTTTCCTGGAGCCACACTCTAAAAAGGAGATAGGCTCCACACAGATTCTAAATTTGCTTTGGTTTAACTGAATTGACCGTATAATTTAAAAGTAATTAAGCACTATTAATATGCTTActcatgcatttaataattttctcctgtcacaataaaaaaaatatttttcaaaataattttcagcAGAATTAAggagagttgctgggagtcgggtggcatgtaaatttaataaattgttattaaaatgttTGATAGCCttgtatttaataaaatatacagaGCACATTTAGTACATCATCTGCATCAGGATGGGTAACCACGGTGAAGAGGGGTCATCGTTAACATTTGGGGGTGAGGGCTATGTGGACAGAGCTAGGTGGGGTCGGTTTTgcaggttttcctttttttaatggcattttcACTTGCTTCCTATCTTAACATGATGGGAAAGGGTATCATGGTTTTCAGCAATTGTAGTCAGAAGAAGCTCGGAGGCCCAGGAAAAGAGACCTCAGAGTTTGTATGTGGCCCTGAGCTGCAGGTTGCCTATCCCTGTTCTGCATACTTACCTGGGAACTCACAGAACTTTTAAACAGTAGCAAACAGGAATGCGTTATCAGTTGgagaacagaaaagcaaaaatactattttaaatttCCCAAACTTGTGCAATAAAATATACCAATAAGAtgcctctaaaccagtgtttctcaacctcctcaactttaagatgtgtggacttcaactcccagaattcctcagccagcatgggtggctggggaattctggaagttgaagtccacacatcttaaagttgaggaggttgagaaacactgctctaaaccatgACTTGTGCCAGCAGGTAGAGGCACTGGGCCGGCCTtgtcaaaagctaagcagggttagtcCTGGAGGGGGGACCTCCAAGGAATAGCATGGCTGTATGCTAGACTggaaaattgggggaggggggagacatcCCAGAAGGTGGCAATTGCAAGCCACTTCTCTGctcctgccaggaaaactgcatgaagGTGTCTATGAAGTCAGGAGAAATCAAGCTCAGcttgaagaagactttacttTTAAACCAGTCTCTGCAAATAAAACCTGGCAAGTTGCCATATCTGTAATGGAATTCAAGATTATGAttaaaatatctattttaaaaataaatgatttttttacatGTCTGTCTTGCATTTTAACATGTAAAAGGTTATAACTTTTGAACAATGTAAGTAATAATTACACTTTCTATTTTAAGATGAATTTTGTGAAGGCTGATTCTGCATCTATTTGCTAAAAATAGTTTGTTAAGCCAAAAGTAGGGAATATCACCTTTGCACAAGAGATTAGTTAATTCCAAAGGCATGCAAGGGATAATCCCAGCGTCCTTCCTTTTCAAGGCTAGAGCTTGAAGGCTATAGCCTGTTATTTCTGATGTTACTCATGTTTCTAATTACACTATGACCCTAATGTGCTCGTTCATTTAATAAAGGATTTATGCCCCAGTTTTCTTATTCCAAAAATTATTCTCAAGGTAATGTCAGTAATCAAatgacaaaataacaaaatatgtaAGCAGCAAACAAATCAGTAAAGGACAACAGCAAATCAGTAACAAATTAAGGTTCAAAAAGTAGCCAACCAGACACTTGCTTAAACAACAATACAAAGCATAGGAGAAAAACTACCAACAAAAGGGGAGCGGGGGAAAACATAGAAATTGTTAACCAATTTCTGGTGCAGCTTTTACCCCAAATAGGACTGCTCCAAGCCTGGAGCCCACATCAACCAGAACCTTCCCTGTCAGGTCAGGCAGTAATTCCTGGTAGAGAAACTTCAGTTCCATGAGGGAAAAGGAATGGGAAATGAATTCTgggaaacaataaaacaaagcacATTGCTGCAATGGCTAGCATCCAGTATGAAATGCAGTATTTACAAGAACatggattaaaacaaaactttttgaAGAGAATTCTCATTTTCTATTGGTGCAGTGACTAAAATACTACCAAGCCTATTTTGGAAATTTTACATTTCTGCTGTAGCTTTGACAAAGCAATGGACAGATATGACCTTCTGAAGTAGTATCTGGATCTGGACTGCATCTACTCTCCTTACATATACAGttgaaaaactgaacagaatctACATGCATTTAAGTGGAGGGCACTAGGAGCATGATTCTTTGTGTAGCTGGAATCTTGCAAAGGCAGCATTTTCATCTGTGCTTATTCTGTTTGGAGGACC contains:
- the LOC134487917 gene encoding uncharacterized protein LOC134487917 isoform X2; the encoded protein is MDFPSARQAVLNVIKGARAGDLPRLLRWLRTSNDFDEFTCNNDDIILRSIAEDIRHRLPIEAVLSSEHNALQKLHEQTVPTIHVDAFLYDDDCIDSLCEEGKMSRNYCVACGSHQTAPLEFISHSFSLMELKFLYQELLPDLTGKVLVDVGSRLGAVLFGVINADICTQASLLQNADVVVMNNVFEYFLDRSEQARSWKIISQNVRKTGSLLVTVPNLEKSLSELQVDLQLNQWVEAVPVQYDEFLEDADREALEQIYLYRIL
- the LOC134487917 gene encoding uncharacterized protein LOC134487917 isoform X1, which codes for MDFPSARQAVLNVIKGARAGDLPRLLRWLRTSNDFDEFTCNNDDIILRSIAEDIRHRLPIEAVLSSEHNALQKLHEQTVPTIHVDAFLYDDDCIDSLCEEGKMSRNYCVACGSHQTAPLEFISHSFSLMELKFLYQELLPDLTGKVLVDVGSRLGAVLFGAYYYSSASQIYGVEMNADFCQLQEAIITKYRLDDRIKVINADICTQASLLQNADVVVMNNVFEYFLDRSEQARSWKIISQNVRKTGSLLVTVPNLEKSLSELQVDLQLNQWVEAVPVQYDEFLEDADREALEQIYLYRIL
- the LOC134487917 gene encoding uncharacterized protein LOC134487917 isoform X3 gives rise to the protein MDFPSARQAVLNVIKGARAGDLPRLLRWLRTSNDFDEFTCNNDDIILRSIAEDIRHRLPIEAVLSSEHNALQKLHEQTVPTIHVDAFLYDDDCIDSLCEEGKMSRNYCVACGSHQTAPLEFISHSFSLMELKFLYQELLPDLTGKVLVDVGSRLGAVLFGAYYYSSASQIYGVEMNADFCQLQEAIITKYRLDDRIKVINADICTQASLLQNADVVVMNNVFEYFLDRSEQARWTSSSTSG